A single region of the Streptomyces virginiae genome encodes:
- the opcA gene encoding glucose-6-phosphate dehydrogenase assembly protein OpcA: MRTELTDTTSSKVNRALLEARRAIGSPTMGLVLTLVLATDEENAYDAVRAASEASREHPCRIIAVIRRTSRGPHKLRANRVDAELRVGSDAGTGEIVLLRLHGALTEHAGSVVLPLLLPDAPVVAWWPGDAPAEPARDPLGRLAQRRITDAAAAFDPVGVLDERADGYRPGDTDLAWTRLTPWRSLLAAALDQKPLPVTGAAVESEPDNASAELLARWLEDRLGMPVARLVSEGPVITGVSLRTTGGEIRVDRPAGVLATLSLPGSPDRKVALKIRSGAELLAEELRRLDADVVYGSALRRRPLQTGLSA, from the coding sequence ATGCGGACCGAACTCACCGACACCACGTCCAGCAAGGTCAACCGGGCCCTGCTCGAAGCCCGCCGGGCGATAGGCAGCCCGACCATGGGGCTGGTGCTGACCCTTGTCCTGGCCACCGACGAGGAGAACGCCTACGACGCCGTACGCGCGGCCTCCGAGGCCTCACGCGAACACCCCTGCCGCATCATCGCGGTGATCCGGCGGACCTCCCGAGGCCCGCACAAGCTGCGCGCGAACCGGGTCGACGCCGAACTGCGGGTCGGCTCGGACGCCGGGACCGGCGAGATCGTGCTGCTGCGCCTGCACGGGGCGCTGACCGAGCACGCCGGCTCGGTCGTCCTGCCGCTGCTCCTGCCGGACGCGCCCGTGGTGGCCTGGTGGCCGGGCGACGCGCCCGCCGAGCCGGCGCGGGACCCGCTGGGCCGGCTCGCGCAGCGCCGGATCACGGACGCGGCCGCCGCCTTCGACCCGGTCGGCGTGCTCGACGAGCGGGCCGACGGCTACCGGCCCGGCGACACGGACCTGGCCTGGACCCGGCTCACGCCGTGGCGCTCGCTGCTGGCCGCGGCCCTGGACCAGAAGCCGCTGCCGGTGACCGGCGCGGCGGTGGAGAGCGAGCCGGACAACGCGAGCGCGGAGCTGCTGGCGCGCTGGCTGGAGGACCGGCTGGGGATGCCGGTGGCCCGGCTGGTGAGCGAGGGCCCGGTGATCACCGGCGTCAGCCTGCGGACCACGGGCGGGGAGATCCGGGTGGACCGCCCCGCGGGCGTGCTGGCCACCTTGAGCCTGCCGGGGAGCCCCGACCGCAAGGTGGCCCTCAAGATCCGCAGCGGCGCGGAACTGTTGGCGGAGGAACTGCGCCGCCTCGACGCGGACGTGGTCTACGGCTCCGCGCTGCGGCGCCGGCCGCTCCAGACGGGGCTCTCCGCGTAG
- a CDS encoding VOC family protein gives MSEFSEGAPCWVDAMFADVEGAKTFYADVLGWTFGEASSEYGNYTQAYSDGKAVAAVVPPMPGADAPSQWCLYFASPDAAATAEKVTANGGEVLMGPMQVGTFGTMLIAKEPSGAVFGVWQPGEHKGFEKMGEAGAYAWAEVFTRDPAKADGFLPKVFPYGAQQMDPGDDPEMAGMDFKVFSVGGAGNPVLGRMKMDSDFPPDVPPYIQVYFGVPDCDEAVAKTQKHGGKLHFGPMDSPFGRFAAVTDPQGAAFAVIDMSTTVGEMPSFG, from the coding sequence ATGTCTGAGTTCTCCGAAGGCGCTCCGTGCTGGGTGGACGCGATGTTCGCCGACGTGGAGGGGGCCAAGACCTTCTACGCGGACGTGCTGGGCTGGACCTTCGGCGAGGCGAGCAGCGAGTACGGCAACTACACGCAGGCCTACTCCGACGGCAAGGCCGTCGCCGCCGTGGTCCCGCCGATGCCGGGAGCCGACGCCCCGTCCCAGTGGTGTCTGTACTTCGCCTCGCCCGACGCGGCGGCCACCGCCGAGAAGGTGACGGCGAACGGCGGCGAGGTGCTGATGGGCCCCATGCAGGTGGGCACCTTCGGCACGATGCTGATCGCGAAGGAGCCGAGCGGCGCGGTCTTCGGCGTCTGGCAGCCGGGCGAGCACAAGGGCTTCGAGAAGATGGGCGAGGCGGGCGCGTACGCGTGGGCGGAGGTCTTCACCCGGGACCCCGCCAAGGCGGACGGGTTCCTGCCGAAGGTCTTCCCGTACGGCGCCCAGCAGATGGACCCGGGCGACGACCCGGAGATGGCCGGCATGGACTTCAAGGTCTTCAGCGTCGGCGGAGCCGGGAACCCGGTGCTGGGCCGGATGAAGATGGACTCCGACTTCCCGCCGGACGTGCCGCCGTACATCCAGGTCTACTTCGGGGTGCCGGACTGCGACGAGGCGGTGGCGAAGACCCAGAAGCACGGCGGGAAGCTGCACTTCGGCCCGATGGACAGCCCGTTCGGCCGGTTCGCGGCGGTCACGGACCCGCAGGGCGCCGCCTTCGCGGTGATCGACATGTCGACAACGGTGGGTGAGATGCCGAGCTTCGGCTGA
- a CDS encoding RNA polymerase sigma factor SigF, producing MPASTAPQVPPQQDPQVPPQPEPQREHRPEPRQEPPEEPPVAPRPPSRGADTRALTQVLFGRLKGLEPGTGEHSRVRGALIEANLPLVRYAAARFRSRNEPMEDVVQVGTIGLINAIDRFDPDRGVQFPTFAMPTVVGEIKRYFRDNVRTVHVPRRLHELWVQVNAATEDLTTLHGRTPTTAEIAERLRITEDEVLSCIEAGRSYHATSLEAAQEGDGMPGLLDRLGYEDPELAGVEHRDLVRHLLVQLPEREQRILLLRYYNNLTQSQISVELGVSQMHVSRLLARSFARLRSANRIEA from the coding sequence GTGCCGGCCAGTACTGCGCCTCAAGTGCCACCCCAGCAGGACCCCCAGGTGCCGCCCCAGCCGGAGCCCCAGCGGGAACACCGCCCGGAGCCACGCCAGGAGCCGCCCGAGGAGCCCCCGGTCGCGCCGAGACCCCCGAGCAGGGGCGCGGACACCCGAGCCCTCACCCAGGTGCTGTTCGGCCGGCTGAAGGGCCTGGAGCCGGGCACCGGCGAGCACAGCCGGGTGCGCGGGGCCCTCATCGAGGCCAACCTCCCGCTCGTCCGGTACGCGGCCGCCCGCTTCCGCAGCCGCAACGAGCCGATGGAGGACGTGGTCCAGGTCGGCACCATCGGCCTGATCAACGCCATCGACCGGTTCGACCCCGACCGGGGCGTGCAGTTCCCGACCTTCGCGATGCCGACCGTCGTGGGCGAGATCAAGCGGTACTTCCGCGACAACGTCCGCACCGTCCACGTGCCGCGCCGGCTCCACGAGCTGTGGGTCCAGGTCAACGCCGCCACCGAGGACCTCACGACCCTCCACGGCCGCACCCCGACCACCGCCGAGATCGCCGAGCGGCTGCGCATCACCGAGGACGAGGTGCTGTCCTGCATCGAGGCCGGCCGCAGCTACCACGCGACCTCCCTGGAGGCCGCGCAGGAGGGCGACGGCATGCCCGGACTCCTGGACCGCCTCGGCTACGAGGACCCGGAGCTGGCCGGGGTCGAGCACCGCGACCTCGTCCGCCACCTCCTCGTACAACTGCCCGAACGCGAGCAACGGATCCTGCTCCTGCGGTACTACAACAATCTGACGCAGTCACAGATCAGCGTGGAGCTCGGCGTCTCCCAGATGCACGTCTCCCGACTCCTCGCCCGGAGCTTCGCCCGACTGAGATCCGCAAACAGGATCGAGGCGTAA
- a CDS encoding helicase HerA-like domain-containing protein codes for MSESTDPRTDPALPADGTGPAGPAAEIAAGYAFTGPALDLGALLWDGACLPDRQIRIPLGMLNRHGLVAGATGTGKTKTLQLIAEQLSAGGVPVFLADIKGDISGISAPGTPGDRVDERARDVAQTWEPTGYPCAFYSLGGIGPGIPLRSTVTSFGPVLMSKVLQLNQTQEQSLGLIFHYADTKGLELVDLKDLRAVVAFLVSDQGKAELKGIGGLSTVTAGVILRALTAFEQQGASEFFGEPEFDTSEFLRTAADGRGLVSVLELPAVQDKPQLFSTFLMWLLADLYNDLPEVGDLDKPKLVFFFDEAHLLFNGASKAFLAAITQTVRLIRSKGVGVFFVTQTPKDVPADVLAQLGNRVQHALRAFTPDDAKALKATVKTFPHSAYDLEELLTGLGTGEAVVTVLSEKGAPTPVAATRLRAPQSLMGPITAADLEQAVKASPLWSRYAEPIDRESAYEKITAEQAAAEARAEEAAAAAEAEKEAEAARKEAARAARSAPKPDPSLAEQVVGSGLFRSLARSIGTQLGREISRSIFGTARKRR; via the coding sequence ATGAGCGAGAGCACCGACCCCCGCACCGACCCCGCCCTTCCCGCGGACGGTACGGGGCCGGCGGGACCGGCCGCGGAGATCGCCGCCGGGTACGCCTTCACCGGACCCGCGCTCGACCTCGGGGCCCTCCTGTGGGACGGCGCCTGCCTGCCCGACCGTCAGATCCGCATCCCCCTGGGAATGCTCAACCGCCACGGACTGGTCGCGGGGGCCACCGGAACCGGCAAGACCAAGACGCTCCAGCTCATCGCCGAACAGCTGTCCGCGGGCGGCGTCCCGGTCTTCCTCGCGGACATCAAGGGCGACATCTCCGGGATCTCCGCGCCCGGGACGCCGGGCGACAGGGTCGACGAACGGGCCCGGGACGTGGCCCAGACGTGGGAGCCCACCGGATACCCCTGCGCGTTCTACTCGCTCGGCGGGATCGGGCCCGGCATCCCGCTCCGCTCCACGGTCACCAGCTTCGGCCCGGTCCTGATGTCGAAGGTGCTCCAGCTCAACCAGACGCAGGAGCAGTCCCTCGGCCTGATCTTCCACTACGCCGACACCAAGGGCCTCGAGCTCGTCGACCTCAAGGACCTGCGCGCGGTCGTCGCCTTCCTCGTCTCCGACCAGGGCAAAGCCGAACTCAAGGGGATCGGCGGGCTGTCCACCGTGACGGCCGGGGTGATCCTGCGGGCGCTCACCGCCTTCGAGCAGCAGGGCGCCTCGGAGTTCTTCGGCGAGCCCGAGTTCGACACGAGCGAGTTCCTGCGGACGGCCGCCGACGGGCGCGGACTGGTCTCCGTACTGGAACTCCCGGCCGTCCAGGACAAGCCGCAGCTCTTCTCCACCTTCCTGATGTGGCTGCTGGCCGACCTCTACAACGACCTCCCGGAGGTCGGCGATCTGGACAAGCCCAAGCTCGTCTTCTTCTTCGACGAGGCGCACCTGCTCTTCAACGGGGCCTCGAAGGCCTTCCTCGCGGCCATCACCCAGACGGTCCGGCTCATCCGCTCCAAGGGCGTCGGCGTCTTCTTCGTGACGCAGACCCCCAAGGACGTGCCGGCGGACGTCCTCGCCCAGCTCGGCAACCGGGTGCAGCACGCGCTGCGCGCCTTCACCCCCGACGACGCCAAGGCGCTGAAGGCGACCGTGAAGACCTTCCCCCACTCCGCGTACGACCTGGAGGAGTTGCTCACCGGGCTGGGCACCGGCGAGGCGGTCGTCACCGTGCTCAGCGAGAAGGGCGCCCCCACCCCGGTCGCGGCGACCCGGCTGCGCGCCCCGCAGTCGCTGATGGGGCCGATCACGGCGGCGGACCTGGAGCAGGCCGTGAAGGCCTCCCCGCTCTGGTCGCGCTACGCGGAGCCGATCGACCGCGAGTCGGCGTACGAGAAGATCACCGCCGAACAGGCCGCCGCCGAGGCACGGGCGGAGGAGGCCGCGGCCGCCGCCGAGGCGGAGAAGGAGGCCGAGGCGGCACGGAAGGAGGCCGCGCGGGCCGCGCGCAGCGCCCCGAAGCCGGATCCCTCGTTGGCCGAGCAGGTGGTGGGGAGCGGGCTGTTCCGCTCGCTGGCCCGGTCGATCGGGACCCAGTTGGGACGGGAGATCTCCCGCTCCATCTTCGGTACGGCGCGCAAGCGGCGGTGA
- a CDS encoding LytR C-terminal domain-containing protein: protein MSMLTPPGMGGKYRVTGAAYPRMSRKRSRTRIVLAVLGSILALALVGYGALQLIDVFQGDSPKRNTAAGAKDCPTTPPGTAAKSGPGAASTAPAAAKPAVVLPPPGEITVNVYNATPRAGLAKAVGDELAKRGFVIGNVGNAPATFDKKVPGTGILLGSPTTDKAVFSVLGTQLAGTTQQTDTRETADVDLILGDAFKELSTKEDADKALALLANPAPAPKNC from the coding sequence ATGAGCATGCTCACTCCCCCCGGCATGGGCGGAAAGTACCGCGTCACGGGAGCCGCCTACCCCCGTATGAGTCGTAAGCGGAGCCGTACCCGGATCGTCCTCGCCGTGCTCGGCTCGATCCTTGCGCTGGCCCTGGTCGGCTACGGGGCCCTGCAGCTCATCGACGTGTTCCAGGGCGACAGCCCGAAGCGGAACACGGCTGCGGGCGCCAAGGACTGCCCCACGACGCCTCCCGGCACCGCCGCCAAGAGCGGCCCCGGCGCCGCCTCCACCGCCCCGGCCGCCGCGAAACCCGCCGTCGTGCTCCCCCCGCCGGGGGAGATCACGGTCAACGTCTACAACGCGACCCCGCGCGCGGGTCTGGCCAAGGCCGTCGGTGACGAGCTGGCCAAACGCGGCTTCGTGATCGGCAACGTGGGCAACGCCCCGGCCACCTTCGACAAGAAGGTCCCCGGCACGGGGATACTGCTGGGCTCCCCCACGACCGACAAGGCCGTCTTCTCCGTACTCGGCACACAGCTCGCCGGCACCACCCAGCAGACCGACACCCGCGAGACCGCGGACGTCGACCTGATCCTGGGCGACGCCTTCAAGGAGCTGAGCACGAAGGAGGACGCGGACAAGGCGCTGGCCCTGCTGGCCAACCCCGCGCCCGCGCCCAAGAACTGCTGA
- a CDS encoding HhH-GPD-type base excision DNA repair protein, translated as MDKDITIRLAQQPEADALLGRSPLAALVGMLLDQQVPMEWAFSGPWTIAQRLGSDDLDAHAIAAYDPEAFAALLSEKPAVHRYPGSMATRIQQLCAYLVEHYDGSAEAVWADATTGQELLKRLKALPGFGEQKAQIFLALLGKRFGVRPTGWREAAGGYGPANVYRSAADITGPESLAKVRAHKQEMKAAAKAAKAAGGS; from the coding sequence ATGGACAAGGACATCACCATCCGGCTGGCCCAGCAGCCGGAGGCCGACGCGCTGCTCGGCCGGAGCCCGCTCGCCGCACTCGTCGGAATGCTGCTGGACCAGCAGGTGCCGATGGAGTGGGCGTTCTCGGGGCCCTGGACGATCGCCCAGCGGCTCGGCTCCGACGATCTCGACGCGCACGCCATCGCCGCGTACGACCCGGAGGCCTTCGCCGCGCTGCTCTCCGAGAAGCCCGCCGTACATCGGTATCCGGGGTCGATGGCGACGCGGATCCAGCAGTTGTGCGCGTACCTCGTGGAGCACTACGACGGGAGCGCGGAGGCGGTCTGGGCCGACGCCACGACCGGCCAGGAGCTGCTGAAGCGCCTCAAGGCGCTGCCGGGCTTCGGGGAGCAGAAGGCGCAGATCTTCCTCGCCCTGCTGGGCAAGCGGTTCGGCGTGCGTCCGACGGGCTGGCGGGAGGCTGCGGGCGGGTACGGCCCGGCGAACGTCTACCGCTCGGCGGCCGACATCACGGGCCCGGAGTCCCTGGCCAAGGTGCGGGCGCACAAGCAGGAGATGAAGGCCGCCGCGAAGGCCGCCAAGGCCGCGGGCGGCTCCTGA
- the tadA gene encoding tRNA adenosine(34) deaminase TadA → MRLALQEAARAVPAGDVPVGAVVLGPDGRILATGYNEREATGDPTAHAEVVALRRAATELGEWRLPGCTLVVTLEPCVMCAGALVQSRVARVVYGADDEKAGAAGSLWDLVRDRRLNHRPEVIRGVLADECARQLTDFFRDL, encoded by the coding sequence ATGCGCCTGGCGCTCCAGGAGGCCGCCCGGGCGGTGCCGGCCGGCGATGTGCCGGTCGGCGCCGTCGTGCTGGGCCCGGACGGGCGGATCCTCGCCACCGGGTACAACGAACGCGAGGCGACCGGTGACCCCACCGCGCACGCCGAGGTGGTGGCACTGCGCCGGGCGGCCACCGAGCTCGGGGAATGGCGCCTTCCGGGGTGCACCCTCGTGGTGACCCTGGAGCCGTGCGTCATGTGCGCGGGCGCGCTCGTCCAGTCGCGCGTCGCCCGGGTCGTCTACGGCGCGGACGACGAGAAGGCCGGCGCCGCCGGGTCGCTGTGGGACCTCGTACGGGACCGCAGGCTCAATCACCGTCCCGAGGTGATCCGCGGTGTCCTCGCCGACGAGTGCGCGCGGCAGCTGACGGACTTCTTCCGCGACCTCTGA
- a CDS encoding RNA polymerase sigma factor SigF, producing MSVDQGSSKVLTLVKSAPAPTAPVASDRSEAIDTRTLSRSLFLRLAALDADSPERAYVRDTLIELNLPLVRYAAARFRSRNEPMEDIVQVGTIGLIKAIDRFDCERGVEFPTFAMPTVVGEIKRFFRDTSWSVRVPRRLQELRLALTKASDELAQKLDRSPTVPELAAVLGVSEEDVVDGLAVGNAYTASSLDSPSPEDEGGEGSLADRLGYEDTALEGVEYRESLKPLLAKLPPRERQIIMLRFFANMTQSQIGEEVGISQMHVSRLLTRTLAQLRVGLIGE from the coding sequence ATGTCCGTAGACCAGGGCAGCTCCAAGGTGCTCACGCTCGTCAAGAGCGCTCCTGCGCCCACAGCACCTGTAGCGTCCGACCGCTCGGAAGCCATCGACACCCGCACCCTCTCCCGCTCCCTCTTCCTGCGGCTCGCCGCCCTGGATGCGGACAGCCCCGAACGGGCGTACGTACGCGACACCCTGATCGAGCTGAACCTGCCTCTGGTGCGCTACGCGGCCGCCCGATTCCGCAGCCGCAACGAGCCGATGGAAGACATCGTCCAGGTCGGCACCATCGGCCTGATCAAGGCGATCGACCGCTTCGACTGCGAACGCGGCGTCGAGTTCCCGACGTTCGCGATGCCGACCGTCGTGGGCGAGATCAAACGATTCTTTCGGGACACCTCCTGGTCCGTCCGCGTCCCGCGCCGGCTCCAGGAACTGCGCCTGGCGCTGACCAAGGCCAGCGACGAGCTCGCCCAGAAGCTGGACCGCTCGCCGACCGTGCCGGAGCTCGCCGCCGTGCTCGGGGTCTCGGAGGAGGACGTCGTCGACGGCCTCGCCGTGGGCAACGCCTACACCGCCTCCTCGCTCGACTCGCCCTCCCCCGAGGACGAGGGCGGCGAGGGCTCCCTCGCGGACCGCCTCGGCTACGAGGACACCGCGCTGGAGGGCGTCGAGTACCGCGAGTCCCTGAAGCCGCTGCTCGCCAAACTCCCGCCCCGGGAACGGCAGATCATCATGCTGCGCTTCTTCGCGAACATGACCCAGTCGCAGATCGGCGAGGAGGTCGGCATCTCCCAGATGCACGTCTCCCGGCTGCTGACCCGCACCCTCGCGCAGCTGCGCGTAGGCCTCATCGGGGAGTGA
- a CDS encoding universal stress protein gives MSNTPVIAAVDGSEHSLRALEWARKEAVRHDTGLLVAHVLPDHAQLYAGRRASLHDASEPQEFADPVRDWVRSLLGGDDSTLPDGVTYEALEGSVAEALRVIGSQARMLVMGSRGRGGFASLLLGSNSRAVASTAACPVVVVPHAERGARPDADAERSAGRVVLGLHAAETPDDVLTYAFTEAAVRGTTVQVVSAYAIPPSPTLVMDSPFAVIPPEGLADEGDGVPAEREMLRSQTERLAPLRERFPDVPVEQAAVPGDPAGRLVIASRAAALVVVGRHHPRRTAMSLAIGSVAHAVLHHAHGPVAVVPTLKDDA, from the coding sequence ATGAGCAACACACCGGTGATCGCGGCCGTCGACGGTTCGGAACACAGCCTCAGAGCCCTGGAGTGGGCACGGAAGGAGGCCGTCCGGCACGACACCGGGCTGCTGGTCGCCCATGTACTGCCCGACCACGCCCAGTTGTACGCCGGGCGCCGGGCCTCGCTGCACGACGCCTCCGAGCCGCAGGAATTCGCCGACCCCGTACGCGACTGGGTCCGGTCCCTGCTCGGCGGCGACGACTCCACGCTGCCCGACGGGGTCACGTACGAGGCCCTGGAGGGCTCCGTGGCCGAGGCGCTCCGGGTGATCGGCTCGCAGGCCCGGATGCTGGTGATGGGCTCCCGGGGCCGCGGCGGCTTCGCCAGCCTGCTGCTCGGCTCGAACAGTCGGGCCGTGGCCAGTACGGCCGCCTGCCCGGTGGTCGTGGTCCCGCACGCGGAGCGCGGCGCCCGCCCCGACGCCGACGCCGAGCGGTCCGCCGGGCGGGTGGTGCTCGGGCTGCACGCCGCCGAGACGCCCGACGACGTACTGACCTACGCGTTCACCGAGGCCGCCGTGCGGGGGACCACCGTCCAGGTGGTCTCCGCGTACGCCATCCCGCCCTCGCCGACCCTGGTGATGGACAGCCCCTTCGCGGTGATCCCGCCGGAGGGGCTGGCCGACGAGGGGGACGGGGTACCGGCCGAACGGGAGATGCTGCGCTCCCAGACGGAGCGACTGGCTCCGCTGCGGGAGCGCTTTCCGGACGTCCCGGTCGAGCAGGCCGCGGTGCCCGGTGACCCGGCGGGCCGGCTCGTCATCGCCTCCCGGGCGGCGGCACTGGTCGTGGTGGGGCGCCACCACCCGCGGCGCACCGCCATGTCACTGGCGATCGGCTCGGTGGCCCATGCCGTGCTCCACCACGCGCACGGACCGGTGGCCGTGGTCCCGACCCTCAAGGACGACGCCTGA
- a CDS encoding cupin domain-containing protein, whose protein sequence is MTEIATRAATAEAIYDGPGSLITLLTDTAELTCNTATFDEGAAGAPVHFHTKATEFFHVTAGKLDILVDDEIHTLGAGDFIAVPPGVKHAFAPAAGHTAAVFVGFTPGMGRFDYYRLLGRVNAGEATVQDIKDSSATYDNHYAESPVWSGRRRSAEP, encoded by the coding sequence ATGACAGAGATCGCGACCCGCGCCGCCACCGCCGAGGCCATCTACGACGGCCCCGGCAGCCTCATCACCCTGCTCACCGACACCGCCGAGCTCACCTGCAACACCGCCACCTTCGACGAGGGCGCGGCGGGCGCCCCCGTCCACTTCCACACCAAGGCCACGGAGTTCTTCCACGTGACCGCGGGCAAGCTCGACATCCTCGTCGACGACGAGATCCACACCCTGGGCGCCGGCGACTTCATCGCCGTCCCGCCGGGCGTCAAGCACGCCTTCGCCCCGGCGGCCGGCCACACCGCCGCCGTCTTCGTCGGCTTCACCCCCGGCATGGGCCGCTTCGACTACTACCGGCTCCTCGGCCGGGTCAACGCGGGCGAGGCCACCGTGCAGGACATCAAGGACAGCTCGGCGACCTACGACAACCACTACGCGGAGAGCCCCGTCTGGAGCGGCCGGCGCCGCAGCGCGGAGCCGTAG
- a CDS encoding tRNA adenosine deaminase-associated protein: MYFAALLARTEDGWEASDMELDDVESLSDLIDLARSAAVDDDTVVALIEQEDAWFGVVRVDGEEDPRYFVSNASAAARSSYGSMLTKELLGSDEEDDELDDLDLDGTEDGEEDAVASFTDEDSEEDEVGGTGAEPVTAGPLGDPMLLDDLGVTNKQLMTLDGDALSEIAESLGATEVLEAVR, from the coding sequence GTGTATTTCGCCGCACTGCTCGCGCGCACCGAAGACGGGTGGGAAGCGAGCGACATGGAACTCGACGATGTCGAGTCCCTCAGTGATCTGATCGATCTCGCCCGGTCCGCCGCTGTCGACGACGACACGGTGGTCGCCCTCATCGAGCAGGAGGACGCCTGGTTCGGCGTCGTCCGCGTGGACGGCGAGGAGGACCCGCGGTACTTCGTTTCCAACGCCTCCGCGGCCGCCCGCAGCTCCTACGGCTCGATGCTGACCAAAGAGCTGCTGGGCAGCGACGAGGAGGACGACGAACTCGACGACCTGGACCTCGACGGCACCGAGGACGGCGAGGAGGATGCCGTCGCGTCGTTCACGGACGAGGACTCCGAGGAGGACGAGGTGGGCGGGACCGGCGCGGAGCCGGTCACGGCCGGTCCGCTCGGCGACCCGATGCTGTTGGACGATCTCGGGGTGACCAACAAGCAACTGATGACCCTGGACGGGGACGCCCTCTCGGAGATCGCCGAGTCCCTCGGCGCCACCGAGGTCCTGGAGGCCGTCCGCTAG
- a CDS encoding type II toxin-antitoxin system VapB family antitoxin yields MIFKRIGSGKPYPDHGRETTRQWADVAPRPVRLDQLVTTKGQLDLETLLAEDSTFYGDLFAHVVKWRGDLYLEDGLHRAVRAALQQRQVLHARVLEMD; encoded by the coding sequence GTGATCTTCAAGCGCATCGGAAGCGGAAAGCCTTATCCCGACCACGGCAGGGAAACCACCCGGCAGTGGGCGGACGTCGCGCCGCGCCCGGTCCGGCTGGACCAGCTCGTGACGACCAAGGGCCAGCTCGACCTCGAAACGCTGCTCGCCGAGGACTCCACCTTCTACGGCGACCTGTTCGCCCACGTCGTGAAGTGGCGGGGCGACCTCTACCTGGAGGACGGACTGCACCGCGCCGTGCGCGCGGCCCTGCAACAGCGCCAGGTGCTGCACGCGCGGGTCCTCGAAATGGACTGA
- a CDS encoding MarR family winged helix-turn-helix transcriptional regulator produces MARQLTGIGAVKRELARSLPPDCPPGAAAVLTLLDRHGEMRLSRLTEFMGVDISVTSRHVTHIADRGWIERETDPGDGRCRILRLTPAGRALLAELGARYTASLERSLRDWSPQDIDVLNTLLARLRSSF; encoded by the coding sequence CTGGCCCGCCAGCTCACCGGGATCGGCGCGGTCAAGCGCGAGCTCGCCCGCAGCCTGCCCCCGGACTGCCCGCCCGGCGCCGCCGCCGTCCTGACCCTGCTCGACCGGCACGGGGAGATGCGACTGAGCCGACTGACCGAGTTCATGGGGGTCGACATCTCCGTGACCAGCCGGCACGTCACGCACATCGCCGACCGCGGCTGGATCGAGCGCGAGACCGACCCGGGCGACGGACGCTGCCGGATCCTGCGGCTCACCCCGGCCGGGCGGGCACTCCTCGCCGAGCTCGGCGCCCGTTACACGGCCTCGCTGGAGAGATCCCTCCGCGACTGGTCCCCCCAGGACATCGACGTACTGAACACCCTGCTGGCCCGACTCCGATCGAGCTTCTAG
- the upp gene encoding uracil phosphoribosyltransferase, with translation MRLQVVDHPLVAHKLTTLRDKRTDSATFRRLADELVTLLAYEATRDVRTEQADIETPVAPTTGVKLSHPRPLVVPILRAGLGMLDGMVRLLPTAEVGFLGMVRNEETLEASTYATRMPEDLSGRQVYVVDPMLATGGTLVAAIQELIKRGADDVTAVVLLAAPEGVEIMERELAGTPVTVVTAAVDERLNEHGYIVPGLGDAGDRMYGSAE, from the coding sequence GTGCGTTTGCAGGTCGTCGATCACCCCTTGGTGGCGCACAAACTCACCACCCTGCGCGACAAGCGCACCGACTCCGCCACCTTCCGGCGGCTCGCCGACGAGCTCGTGACCCTGCTCGCCTACGAGGCCACCCGGGACGTGCGTACGGAGCAGGCCGACATCGAGACCCCGGTCGCCCCGACCACCGGCGTGAAGCTCTCGCACCCGCGCCCGCTGGTCGTCCCGATCCTGCGTGCCGGTCTCGGCATGCTCGACGGCATGGTGCGGCTGCTGCCGACCGCCGAGGTGGGCTTCCTGGGCATGGTCCGCAACGAGGAGACCCTGGAGGCCTCCACGTACGCGACGCGCATGCCGGAGGACCTCTCGGGCCGCCAGGTCTACGTCGTCGACCCGATGCTCGCCACCGGCGGCACGCTGGTCGCGGCGATCCAGGAACTGATCAAGCGCGGCGCCGACGACGTCACGGCCGTGGTGCTGCTGGCCGCGCCCGAGGGCGTCGAGATCATGGAGCGCGAGCTGGCGGGCACGCCGGTGACCGTGGTGACGGCCGCGGTGGACGAGCGGCTCAACGAGCACGGCTACATCGTTCCGGGCCTGGGTGACGCGGGCGACCGCATGTACGGCTCGGCGGAGTAG